Genomic window (Arachis hypogaea cultivar Tifrunner chromosome 13, arahy.Tifrunner.gnm2.J5K5, whole genome shotgun sequence):
TGAAACTAAAGTTCGAAGGATTAATAATGTTAACAAAGTAATCGAATGGGTGATTAGTGGTGGTCCTCTTTAATTCTTTATTACAATCTTCCAAACATGCATGGAGTTTAGTGGAGAGATTATTAGATATATACAATATAGATTATAAATTTCATtcaaagttttttaaaattttatcttagaattaattaatatatataggaGTCTAACACAATGTCAGAAAGAATGATATATTAGTACTGGCTAATCTAATTAATACTCGTCGCATTAATTTAGTGATCTAAATAAAGCTCTagctcaaaaaaaattaaaaaactattttGCTAAAAGAATGCGTTTacaccaaaaataaattaaaaaatcctaTGCATCTCATAAAAGAAATTGTTTATATAAAagtctttgttaattaaataaattttcattcattcattatttattctattttatatcactaatttaatatatatttaggatttaaaaattaaaattttaaaatttaaaatattttattttttcttcttatttacctttaatattaaattaaatatctatGAGCATTGCATTTTTTTTCCTGAATAGCATTAGcattttctttaaaataataaaaaggaaatgagtttaatttttgttttagtgtATATGTTTTCTCTATTGATTAAAGTGGATTATTATTAAGAATAAGTAtagagaattaattttaattaattaatattatctaatttttattgtaattttttaaaaaattctcatCTTTTAGAGGATTAAGAAAtggatatttaaaaattaaagtttatttatgattcaaaattttttagatgatattaattaaaaaatgatttatttAGTTAAACTCTTGGGATTAAATATTTAGGTAAAAAGAAACAAtcttagataaaaaatatataaaattttaaaaaatacatggaCAAAAATTATATGTGAAAGATTTTTGGGTGGACaaacatatattttaataatttaaaatactcAATGTACACACAAAAGATTAGTAACGATGAACAAAAGTGACACGTCGTTAATGGCGTTCCATTTCTGTCAAATTTACTACCTATATAGCTATGTAAACATGACAAGGTAGACTATTTAGTGAGTTTTAAGtgaaaattagttaatttaagaaataaaaaaagaaaataaaactccCAAAGAGTATTAGGTGCCCTCATTTCTAAGAGGACGTTATTTCTTACTCCAATTACAAAGATTTGCAAAATCAAGAGATGAGAGGTGAAGCTGAGTCCAGGTTTGAGGGTAAAGCGAGACTACCATGATGAGAGAACAACTTTAGTGATATTGGTGGTTTTTCGTTAGAGATGTGACGAAAAGAAACAAGAATAAATACCCTTTTAATGGTAGCAAATGCTGCTACGGCATGGATGTTGTGCTGTTAAAGTCATGAACGATGGAAAATCTAAATAGATAATTTTTATGATGCCCTATTATAAGGTACGTGTACACTAACCGTTGTCTCTActgtaaaaaattttagtttatattaattcatttttttctctttcatatttgtgTGGAACAGAAATTAGATATGAGatgtaattattttatttgagttgatGAATTTAAAAATGAATATAAAGAGAATGCCATTTTTTATGAGACTTATTACATCAGTTATAATCACAGAAGATAAtataaatattagtaaaaaaaaaatatagatgatTCTAATGCAAAAGTTATTAGGCCAACTGTGGAGAGCTTTCGACAACAGGGGAGACTTTCGAgaggaatcaagcgagagaacataagatgagaaaacaCCACATCCAATTTAAAACCTTAAAATAGTAAGTTAATGggtaaactcctcactcttctttGCTTTTTTTGATGTGAAACTAACTTCAACACTCTTCACACTTGTAACATTAACAATCACACTGTCGCAAAACACCACAAACACAACGGGACACGCTGCTCGAATCACCTTTGTCGGGataaccatcggctctgataccacttgttgttGTGCCAACCGTGGAGAGCTCTTGTCGGGataaccatcggctctgataccacttgttgttGTGCCAACCGTGGAGACCTTTGCCGGGataaccatcggctctgataccacttgttgttATGCCAACCGTGTAGAGCTCAATCACTGGGGAGACTTCAGGgaggaatcaagcgagagaacataagatgaaaaGACAccatatccaactcaaaaccttaagatagtaagttaatgggtctctcatcttataaattcctcactctttctttctttttttgataTAGGATTAACTTCAACATTCTTTACACTCGTAACATTAAcaaaattgatattaaaattaattgttagGATGAATTTACATATTAGTAACATAAGGACATTGATAATTGGTTTGTATATTGGTGAGGAAATGTTGATATTGGTGAGCTTGTTTCAAAAATAGGACACCCAATATTTTTTGAgactgttattttttttatttaaattagctAATTTCTATCTAAGTCTTACTAAAGAGACCACTTTGCCATGCTACATAACTAAGTAGACAGTAAATTTAATGGAAGTGGAGTCCTCCTAACAACGTATCACTTCTGTTCATCATTACTAATTTTTTATGTGTACATTGAGTATTTTGAATGATTAGAGTGAACATTTATCCATCCAAAAAATTTTCGTATATATTTTTCCCTTTTACTCatttttaaaagtatattattagGTAGcaatcagaaaaataaaaaagtaagtaataatatttaggtaactTAGTAGAAGGGATGGGGAAGTGGCATGATTGTGACGGGTAAAGCTTGTGGAGGTTTACAGCACACAGTGAAACACATGTACAATCTTGTTCATACCAAGTGTGATGCATGCCCTTTAGTTTTTGGAAGTGCGTGCTTCCATTCTCCATTATTGCGCAACTTAACTGTGAAAATATCATTCCGTAAGATTTTCAGTAACACATGGCGTTGATAAATATGGCTCCTGCCTTATTATTGCATAGGACTGTCCTTTTTATAaactaaagatataaaaataaaggaGACCAAAAGAGAATATCAAAGTGTATGCatagaagttaaaaaaaaaaaaagaagaaaaaaacaaaagataaagtcGTAGCATTTTCTTGAAATACCATATATGTGGACATTAATGGTTGAGTTCAATCCTTACTAAATGGTGATAAAAATCTCTCAATTTCATCATGTCTTtaaaaaattgcaaacaaaagGAATAACGTTCCAACAATGTGAAAACAAAATAACATGTGGCTCTTAATTCACTCTGTTTAAGACTTTAACTTGTGGTAGTAGCTAGGGCGTCACGGGTTGCAAATAGTTATTACTATCTTCATTATTATTGCACAACATTATTATTAGGCTTTCAAGATTATGtactataattaaaaaaaattgataaaagaaTTTGAAGTTTATTTCTGAGAAACTAAAATAATAGATATAGTCACTTGAAAAGGTGGGTCAATTTTTTTGTCTATAAAAATGAGATGAATGATatactaaaatattataatttttggaattttttaaattacagaaagtacataaattaaaaagtttatttttgtactttaaattttttaatttttttgacacaTAAATTAGACagtctaatttcaaaaattaaaaaatctaattttttaacattaaaaaattaaatgatctAATTTctgtactttttaaaaataaaaaaatttgatttttttattctaaattaaacAGTACCATATTTGAGATTAATATCTCAACactctataatttttaaaaaatattattatcaatccaatatcaaaaattaaaaaggacaATAAAACCGaatatagtaaaataataaaaaatggtaTAAATTTTGTTGTCTtgtattaaaacttaaaagtataaaataataattaatttaaaatattttagtttctaaagagaccaaattataaaataaaaatatcaggtGGAACAGGAATCGGATTGTGTGTTTAGACTCGTGTATAGAATTGCACACATTGAGCGTGTTATATATAGAGATGGTTGACCATTGACTTTGATAACTTTAGTGGTAACACCGGGAAGTGGAAACTTTATACGACTGTGTCGGGGGACTCAGCAAATCTTAGTTACTGAGTCAATAGATCATCTTTCTTGATTCTGCCTCTAAAGCAACCAGCAGAGCTACCACACCCTATACATCCTAAGCTTCTTGTAGCTTCCCATCTATAGTATATAATTTCAATAATTGAGTCGTGAACATTATAAATTCCTTCCTCTTTTTATAGCATGGTTACGGGGTATCATTACCATAATAACCTCTTAATTAACTCTTCAAAGAAAATATGGTAATAATTTTTCAGGATAAAAAGAAGGGTAGATGTATGTGGGTGTGGTGTGATTCTGACATAAAGTGTGGGGGAAGTTGTTGTTAATTAGACATGAGAGAATATTGTACACGTCATAACTCATAATATAAGCGCAAAGTGGTTGCCAACTTAACTATGGTTAAGCTCCTTAACCACACATCCTTAACCTCTACTCAAAGGCCACACTATATATACATGCTGTAGCCCCATGACACACGTCCATCTCTCACATTAATCATTATTATTCACTCTTTCTAGCTACCTCTTCTAATCCATAATTAACCcaagttttaattattttaatctcaTTATGCTTAAGTCCAAGCCAACAACACTTCTTCTCATAACACTCGCTTCGTTATTCTTATTCCAAAGCtcactctcttctttctctttcttactctTCACTCTCTTGCTCTTCGCTCTTTCTCTTAACTACTGGCTTGTCCCCGGAGGTTTTGCATGGAGGAACCACAGAGACCTCTCTGGTCCCATGGGTTGGCCCTTGTTGGGTTCTCTACCTCAAATGGGTTCCCTGGCACACGCAAAACTCGCTTCCATGGCTACAAACTTGAAGGCGAAGAGGCTCATGGCGTTCAGTCTTGGCTCCACACCGGTTATCATAAGCAGTCACCCTGAAACCGCAAGGGAGATTCTCTTCGGTTCTTCATTCTCCGATCGACCAATCAAAACTTCTGCAAAAACCCTAATGTTCGAGCGCGCCATTGGTTTCGCCCCTTCCGGAACCTACTGGCGCCACCTGAGAAGAATCGCCGCTTTCCACATGTTCTCTCCTAAAAATATTCAGAGCTTGGAGAATCTGCGGCATCGCCTGGCTTCTGAGATGGCGGTGAAAGCAATGGGGATGATGGAGGAGAAAGGGTTTGTGGAAGTTCGTAGTGTGTTTCAGGAAGGCTCTCTGAGCAACATTCTGGAGAGTGTGTttggttcttcttcttcgttGATTAGTGAGGAGTTGGGAGATATGGTGAAAGAAGGGTATGAATTAATCCATATGTTTAACTTGGAAGATTATTTTCCATTGTTGAAGTTTGTTGACTTTTATGGTGTGAAGAGAAGGTGTCACAGATTGGCCAGTCAGGTTAAAAGTGTGGTTGGTAACATTGTGGATCAAAGAAAAAAGTGTCCCCAATCGTTGCTTCGAAACAATCACGATTTTCTTAGCACTTTACTTTCACTGCCTAATAAGGAAGAAAGCTTAGCTGATTCGGATATGGTCGCTATTCTTTGGGTAAGTTTTATTAACAGTGAAAACTCACGAGCAATCGACTTCACGTGTAGTTGATAGTTTTCACTAAATAGAAATTTAGTAACATCATTTAACAAATCTTAATTATAACTTCATGTGAAATTGATTGTATCTAAATTTCTACTTAATTTGAATATAatcaacaatgattgattgacattatttatttaaaattttgaatttggtgCAGGAAATGATATTTAGAGGAACAGACACAGTGGCCATATTACTGGAATGGATCATGGCAAGGATGGTACTTCACCAGGACATACAAATGAAAGCCCGCCAAGAGATTGACACGTGTGTTGGCCAAAATGGTCACGTGCAAGATTCCCACATTCCCAACCTCCCTTACCTTCAGGCCATAGTCAAAGAGGTACTCCGCTTGCACCCGCCGGGCCCATTGCTATCATGGGCCCGCCTAGCTGTTCACGATGTCCACGTGGACAAAGTCTTTGTGCCAGCTGGCACAACTGCAATGGTTAACATGTGGGCTATATCGCATGACTCTTCTATATGGGAAGAGCCTTGGGCTTTCAAGCCCGAACGATTCTTGAAGGAAGATATATCCATTATGGGCTCAGACTTGAGGCTAGCGCCGTTTGGTGCAGGGCGTAGGGTGTGCCCGGGGAGAGCGTTGGGCTTAGCCACTGTCCATATCTGGCTTGCACGGCTTCTCCACCATTTCGTCTGGCTTCCCACGGCACAACCCGTGGATCTTTCCGAAAATCTCAGGCTTTCTCTCGAGATGAAGACACCTTTGCGTTGCCGACTAGTTCCTAGACATAACTACGTAAGCCCTTAAGCCCAAATGTGCACAAATTGGAATCTATTATAGCTTGTCAAGTTATTCCATATTTATCTCTCTTAAAAATATTTCTATATCGTTATGAAACTCATCTCTAAGTTTTATCCTCTATTTTCACCTAGctattattagattattagatACAGATAGAACCCCGACCTAGCTAGCTAATATAAGTTAGTCTTTAGTATTTgaataaggtgaaaactcaggtgcagtcgacttcacctgaagtTGATcgctgagagtcgttagatgatttgattgatttgactaaattttcatctaacaactcTCAACTATTAACTTTACGCAAGATTTActacacctgaattttcacctttgAATAAATATGCGAGTTTGGCAGAAATTAATGTACGGATTAAGAGAAGAGATTACGTGTCCCTTTAAACTTGTAAAATGTAAATTACTGTATGCAATGAAGTTGTTCTCTAGTTTCTTCTCCAATAATATATGATCTTTCTCCTCTCGATTTTTTTCTCGTTAATTACTCACACAACAAAAGTACAAAGATTAGTACAAGTTGCGAGATCGCAAGGCGTTTATCAAAGTACACAACGGAAAGCAATAGACGTAACTGTCCACATGCACAAGAtatcattaattatatattatatgtaaaaaCTGTATTTTACAGGTTTATTCTATTAATATTTGTGTGCCAGAAATTATTCAAAGATGAATGTAAGTTATGTctgtaaaatttgaaaattaaataaaactaattgAAACCTTAAACTTGACTGTTAATTCTacttaatttcatatatatatatatatatatatatatatatatatatatatatatatatattctcaattTCACATGAATATATATAGGCATGCATGACATATTGTGGATTAATTGCATCAAACACGTCATATATTGGGATAAACATCTAAGAATATAAGGTGATGGAATCAAAATCTTTTCCACGCATACATGTATAAAAGAGAATAGTTTTTTGTGGATAGATAATGAGCTGATGAAGGGAGAAAAAAGAACGAAAAAAGCAATATCTACTATCTAGTACTTAGTTTTTTGTTTGAGATATATGTCCCACCACCACTAGCCTAAGCTTGATTGAATAATGAACATACATATAATTCGATATACGCTTAGCTTGTTAATATAAGCTTTAATTTATGAAAACCAAATCAACTGTATGTTACTGGTTCTCATTATATTTAGTTGTCTTCATGCGTTTGTACGTGACTGCTAAAAGCACTGAATTATTTAAATCCTTATCtttgaataataatatttaaaagataataaaaaattaatttaaacagtctaaaattatattatttaatattcgtTAATTACTATTAGAATAATTGTACCATT
Coding sequences:
- the LOC112792591 gene encoding cytochrome P450 78A5, translated to MLKSKPTTLLLITLASLFLFQSSLSSFSFLLFTLLLFALSLNYWLVPGGFAWRNHRDLSGPMGWPLLGSLPQMGSLAHAKLASMATNLKAKRLMAFSLGSTPVIISSHPETAREILFGSSFSDRPIKTSAKTLMFERAIGFAPSGTYWRHLRRIAAFHMFSPKNIQSLENLRHRLASEMAVKAMGMMEEKGFVEVRSVFQEGSLSNILESVFGSSSSLISEELGDMVKEGYELIHMFNLEDYFPLLKFVDFYGVKRRCHRLASQVKSVVGNIVDQRKKCPQSLLRNNHDFLSTLLSLPNKEESLADSDMVAILWEMIFRGTDTVAILLEWIMARMVLHQDIQMKARQEIDTCVGQNGHVQDSHIPNLPYLQAIVKEVLRLHPPGPLLSWARLAVHDVHVDKVFVPAGTTAMVNMWAISHDSSIWEEPWAFKPERFLKEDISIMGSDLRLAPFGAGRRVCPGRALGLATVHIWLARLLHHFVWLPTAQPVDLSENLRLSLEMKTPLRCRLVPRHNYVSP